One segment of Eschrichtius robustus isolate mEscRob2 chromosome 3, mEscRob2.pri, whole genome shotgun sequence DNA contains the following:
- the S1PR1 gene encoding sphingosine 1-phosphate receptor 1 — MVSTNIPLVKALRSSVSDYVNYDIIVRHYNYTGKLNIGADKENGIKLISVVFILICCFIILENIFVLLTIWKTKKFHRPMYYFIGNLALSDLLAGVAYTANLLLSGATTYKLTPAQWFLREGSMFVALSASVFSLLAIAIERYITMLKMKLHNGSNRFRSFLLISACWVISLILGGLPIMGWNCISALPSCSTVLPLYHKHYILFCTTVFTLLLLSIVILYCRIYSLVRTRSRRLTFRKNISKASRSSEKSLALLKTVIIVLGVFIACWAPLFILLLLDVGCKVKTCDILFRTEYFLVLAVLNSGTNPIIYTLSNKEMRRAFVRIMSCCKCPSGDSAGKFTRPIIAGMEFSRSKSDNSSHPQKDDGDNPETIMSSGNVNSSS; from the coding sequence ATGGTGTCCACCAACATCCCGCTGGTCAAGGCCCTCCGCAGCTCTGTCTCCGACTATGTCAACTACGACATCATCGTCCGGCATTATAACTACACGGGAAAGCTGAATATCGGCGCGGACAAGGAAAACGGCATTAAACTGATCTCAGTGGTGTTCATTCTCATCTGCTGCTTTATCATCCTAGAGAACATCTTTGTTTTGCTGACCATTTGGAAAACCAAGAAGTTCCACCGACCCATGTACTATTTTATTGGCAACCTCGCCCTCTCAGACCTGTTGGCAGGAGTGGCCTATACGGCCAACCTGCTTCTGTCTGGGGCCACCACCTACAAGCTAACCCCCGCCCAGTGGTTTCTGCGGGAAGGGAGTATGTTTGTGGCCCTGTCTGCCTCCGTGTTCAGCCTCCTGGCCATCGCCATTGAGCGCTATATCACCATGCTGAAGATGAAACTCCACAATGGGAGCAACAGGTTCCGCTCCTTCCTGCTCATCAGTGCCTGCTGGGTTATCTCCCTCATCCTGGGGGGCCTGCCCATCATGGGCTGGAACTGCATCAGCGCGCTGCCCAGCTGCTCCACAGTGCTGCCGCTCTACCACAAGCACTATATCCTCTTCTGCACCACGGTCTTCACTCTGCTCCTACTCTCCATCGTCATCCTGTACTGCAGGATCTACTCCTTGGTCAGGACTCGAAGCCGCCGTCTGACTTTCCGCAAGAACATTTCGAAGGCCAGCCGCAGCTCTGAGAAGTCGCTGGCGCTGCTCAAGACCGTGATTATCGTCCTGGGCGTCTTCATCGCCTGCTGGGCGCCCCTCTTCATCCTGCTCCTGCTGGACGTGGGCTGCAAGGTGAAGACCTGCGACATCCTCTTCAGAACGGAGTACTTCCTGGTGTTGGCTGTGCTCAACTCTGGCACCAACCCCATCATTTACACTTTGTCCAACAAGGAGATGCGTCGGGCCTTCGTCCGGATCATGTCCTGCTGCAAGTGCCCCAGCGGAGACTCCGCCGGCAAATTCACACGACCCATCATCGCCGGCATGGAATTCAGCCGCAGTAAGTCAGACAACTCCTCCCACCCTCAGAAGGATGATGGGGATAACCCAGAGACCATTATGTCTTCTGGAAACGTCAACTCTTCTTCCTAA